In Oryzias latipes chromosome 15, ASM223467v1, the following proteins share a genomic window:
- the cuedc2 gene encoding CUE domain-containing protein 2, which produces MDLHKIIHGALHEFIQTYIPDADISTLDDVLLSYITGVLEDLGSQQSVEENFDVEVFAEMLEAYIPGFAEIDSVKVCEMMFSLASKLATARTTVSAEGENDPPNTRSEQTSQKLTSLHSDPPGQELLCLKTQTEGATAKVPVSEWESQEKHLLEMFPKCSLSEARSALSIAKGDMEEAVRLIIEGDVQLSPTPPNINHGKSISSVADQKLKESILEKYMLVDREEDKKIHRPVAPKDAPKKLVRYHGNQVVTTKGERYQLVKKNETEDMKKTYVSLKPARKYRFH; this is translated from the exons ATGGACCTCCACAAAATCATCCACGGTGCGCTGCACGAATTTATCCAGACTTACATTCCTGATGCAGATATTAG CACACTGGATGATGTTCTTCTGTCTTACATCACTGGTGTCTTGGAGGACCTTGGCTCTCAGCAGAGTGTTGAAGAGAACTTTGATGTGGAGGTCTTTGCAGAAATGTTGGAAGCTTACATTCCTGGATTCGCTGAAATTGATAG TGTCAAGGTTTGTGAAATGATGTTCAGTCTGGCTTCAAAACTTGCCACTGCTCGGACAACAG TTTCAGCTGAAGGAGAAAATGATCCCCCTAATACGAGGTCAGAGCAAACTTCCCAGAAACTCACCAGCCTGCACAGCGATCCTCCAGGACAAGAACTGCTGTGCCTTAAAACACAGACAGAGGGCGCCACTGCCAAG GTCCCAGTGTCTGAGTGGGAGTCCCAGGAGAAGCACCTGCTGGAGATGTTTCCAAAGTGCAGCTTGTCTGAGGCTCGAAGCGCCCTCTCCATTGCCAAAGGAGACATGGAGGAAGCTGTGCGCCTTATCATAGAGGGCGATGTCCAGCTCAGCCCCACCCCTCCTAAT ATCAACCATGGAAAGAGTATTTCCTCCGTGGCAgaccaaaaactaaaagaaagcaTCCTGGAAAA GTACATGCTAGTGGACAgggaagaagacaaaaaaatacacaggCCTGTTGCCCCCAAAGAC GCTCCAAAGAAACTAGTTCGCTACCACGGTAACCAGGTTGTAACTACAAAGGGAGAGCGATATCaacttgtaaagaaaaatgagacTGAGGATATGAAGAAAACATACGTCAGTCTCAAACCAGCACGAAAGTACAGGTTCCATTGA